A DNA window from Romeriopsis navalis LEGE 11480 contains the following coding sequences:
- a CDS encoding MGMT family protein yields MPVQTGGTEFQPQVWQALRMIPPGCVTRYGDLARQLGRPKAIRAVRVTCRECQYD; encoded by the coding sequence ATCCCGGTCCAAACGGGTGGCACTGAGTTTCAGCCGCAGGTCTGGCAGGCGCTGCGGATGATTCCGCCGGGTTGCGTGACTCGCTATGGTGACTTGGCTCGGCAACTGGGACGTCCTAAGGCCATCCGTGCTGTGAGGGTGACTTGCCGTGAGTGTCAGTACGATTGA
- a CDS encoding hybrid sensor histidine kinase/response regulator, producing MNSSPTPAPEPQNIRRLQQAILGYSALTLLVVSSVVAVVSLLPLHRDLQTKQQDNLLDALNSRVRTVAEYRDRAEQIAIQIASRTTARQQLEAYKRGELELTALQQRSRNLLLDALQSNPDVAGITRLDDQHRPVIEIGKTIPTTVQTMPLHQSQQAIVWPLVMQIDNRDYIVVYAPIVNSRRNRLGTDIVLFEANKLQQIVADFEGWGKDGQLLLGTVWQNQPKFLLTRDGDTQVDSRLKTALELAGRNAIGLLPEQPRTSTVAYSAVTGGPWVLVAQVDSQVLYAPVRQQISRIGGTAIVLILLSTGGMLLLLRPLTGRITLRAEEMAEIVRNQTTALRQHRDDLEQRVEERTAQLSQEVRDRQQAEADLQAVTERLTLALKSGDLGYWQWSSVTNELFWDDRLYDLHHLPKGDLNYSIFRATVHPDDILLMEELVGQAFEGNHHENALGRSMPYEVLYRTACPDGQPNYLKGYGTAIRDQDGAVTGMLGVCFNVTQLKRAEAQLEHSNQELKRASQIKDEFLATMSHELRTPLNVMLGMTEILREEIHGAINTQQLNTLKRIENSGFHLLELINTILDLSNIAAGKMALNLEPTDVQQLCYSSLQMVQQQAQIKAIQIQTTIPTNLPAILMDRQRIRQVLISLLNNAVKFTPESGRITFTVHPQSVADTTGLCPQGYLQITVSDTGIGVAPEDIDSLFNPFVQIDSALNRRYEGTGLGLSLVKQIIKLHGGQVAVTSEVDVGSSFIVYLPWITKTPSQSKVLAPVEPKLKNSHSANVPAILLVEDDEANIMTLSNYLGAKGYRLALARNGQEAIALLPALQPKVIIMDIQMPVMDGLEATKYIRQTLEMSDIPIIALTALAMQGDRERCLNAGATEYLSKPVKLKQLESRLNLYL from the coding sequence ATGAACTCAAGTCCCACTCCGGCTCCTGAACCGCAGAATATACGTCGTCTTCAACAAGCGATTTTAGGCTATTCGGCCCTGACATTGTTGGTGGTCAGTTCAGTCGTAGCAGTGGTTAGTTTGCTACCGCTGCATCGCGATCTACAAACAAAACAGCAAGATAATCTCCTGGATGCGCTGAATTCTCGGGTGCGTACAGTCGCCGAATATCGAGATCGGGCCGAGCAGATTGCGATCCAAATCGCGAGCCGCACCACGGCCCGACAACAGCTTGAAGCCTATAAACGGGGTGAACTTGAACTCACTGCACTCCAACAAAGGAGCCGAAATTTACTGCTGGACGCCTTACAGTCAAATCCTGACGTGGCCGGCATTACAAGACTGGACGATCAGCATCGACCCGTCATTGAAATCGGCAAAACCATTCCGACAACGGTGCAGACCATGCCACTGCATCAGTCACAGCAGGCAATCGTGTGGCCCTTAGTCATGCAAATTGACAATCGTGACTATATTGTCGTGTATGCACCGATCGTCAATTCTCGTAGAAATCGGCTTGGGACGGATATTGTTCTGTTTGAAGCCAACAAGCTACAGCAAATTGTGGCGGACTTTGAAGGCTGGGGAAAAGATGGACAGCTCTTGCTTGGTACTGTTTGGCAAAATCAACCCAAATTTCTATTGACTCGTGATGGGGATACGCAAGTTGACTCAAGATTGAAAACGGCGCTTGAATTGGCTGGGCGGAATGCGATTGGGCTTTTGCCCGAGCAGCCGCGAACTTCCACAGTGGCTTACAGTGCGGTGACTGGCGGACCCTGGGTGCTGGTGGCACAGGTTGACTCCCAAGTCCTTTATGCACCAGTACGACAACAAATTTCGCGAATTGGTGGCACTGCAATTGTCCTGATTCTCCTGAGTACAGGGGGGATGTTACTTTTGCTGCGGCCACTCACTGGACGCATTACCCTGCGCGCCGAAGAAATGGCCGAGATTGTGCGCAACCAAACTACGGCTTTACGCCAGCATCGGGATGACCTTGAGCAACGTGTCGAAGAACGAACTGCACAGTTGTCCCAGGAAGTGCGCGATCGCCAACAGGCTGAAGCCGATTTACAAGCGGTTACCGAGCGTTTAACCCTCGCCTTAAAATCAGGCGATCTCGGCTACTGGCAATGGTCAAGTGTGACCAACGAGTTATTTTGGGACGATCGGCTTTACGATTTGCATCATCTTCCCAAGGGTGATCTCAACTACAGTATATTCCGCGCGACGGTTCACCCCGATGACATCTTGCTGATGGAAGAATTAGTGGGTCAGGCATTCGAAGGCAACCATCATGAAAATGCTTTGGGGCGATCGATGCCTTACGAAGTGCTTTATCGTACCGCGTGTCCCGATGGGCAACCGAATTACCTCAAAGGCTATGGCACCGCCATTCGGGATCAGGACGGTGCGGTAACCGGAATGCTGGGAGTCTGTTTCAACGTCACCCAGCTCAAGCGAGCAGAAGCACAACTCGAACACTCAAACCAAGAACTCAAACGCGCTAGCCAAATCAAAGATGAGTTTTTGGCAACCATGAGTCACGAACTCCGCACCCCACTCAATGTCATGCTGGGGATGACTGAGATTTTACGAGAAGAAATCCATGGCGCCATCAATACTCAGCAACTGAATACACTCAAAAGAATTGAAAACAGCGGGTTTCACTTGCTGGAATTAATTAATACCATCCTCGATCTGTCCAATATTGCAGCCGGAAAGATGGCATTAAACCTGGAGCCAACGGATGTTCAACAGCTATGTTATTCCAGCCTGCAAATGGTTCAACAACAGGCTCAAATCAAAGCAATTCAGATTCAAACAACGATTCCAACTAACCTACCAGCAATCCTCATGGACCGGCAACGCATCAGGCAAGTCCTGATCAGTCTGCTCAATAATGCCGTCAAATTTACACCAGAATCGGGGCGGATTACATTCACTGTTCATCCCCAATCAGTTGCCGACACGACCGGTTTGTGTCCCCAAGGCTACCTCCAAATCACGGTCAGCGATACTGGCATTGGTGTTGCACCTGAAGATATCGACAGCCTCTTTAACCCCTTTGTACAAATCGATAGCGCCTTAAACCGTCGCTATGAAGGAACCGGTTTAGGTTTATCGCTGGTCAAACAGATCATAAAACTACATGGCGGGCAGGTGGCCGTCACCAGTGAAGTTGATGTTGGGAGTTCCTTTATCGTTTATCTTCCCTGGATAACCAAAACACCGTCGCAGTCAAAGGTTTTGGCTCCTGTCGAACCTAAACTTAAAAACAGCCATTCCGCAAATGTTCCAGCCATCCTACTGGTGGAAGATGATGAGGCCAATATTATGACGCTTTCTAACTATCTAGGCGCAAAAGGATATCGTTTAGCGTTGGCACGCAATGGCCAAGAGGCGATTGCATTATTGCCAGCGCTACAACCCAAAGTCATTATCATGGACATCCAGATGCCGGTTATGGATGGCCTCGAAGCCACAAAGTATATTCGCCAAACACTTGAAATGAGCGATATTCCGATTATTGCACTCACGGCATTAGCCATGCAGGGAGATCGGGAACGCTGCCTCAATGCCGGAGCCACTGAGTATCTCAGTAAGCCGGTGAAACTCAAACAATTAGAAAGTCGACTCAACCTATATTTGTAG